CCTGATAAGAACGtaaaagcaaaaatcaaattgaAATTTCAGTTCCTCCTGATATAAACTGGACGTAATGTTGACAATATGAAGTGTGGATGATCACTGATATTAGCTAGGACCATCCTTGATGGTTTCTCAGGGTGCCCTTTTGGTGGTTTATTCATTTGGCTAGGGAGTAATATAATGTCATATAAGAAAATCAGTGTCGAATAAATCATATTCGATGAGTTTAATAGTTTTGGATAAAAAAAGACccaaaaaaaatccaagttacTGAATGAAAGCCAAAATCTGTGAGGCTATTGGATTAAACCCAAAACATGTCAATATATAagactaaaattgtaatttttctttttaataacAACACTTTAAAAATCTGAACTTAAGTGATTTTTTGAGCTTCAACTTCTATATCCAAACTTATCTTTAAGGAATAAAATCGAAATTAGGCTACTTGTTCGTAACAAATTTATAAGTTTTCCTTTTACAAAATATATGgtataacacatcttttagtATCTCATTGTAAatgcatagtggtgttattattttataaagaaataaaaaaaaaatcatcaatgatTATACCATTtctaaaagatttgatttttaacttaaatttgCCCGGTAAGTTCCTAGAAAAAACGATCATAAAGTCACTCCCAGCGATAGcaaggaaattttttaaaaacccaTGAAGATTATTAATTGCTTCACTCAAATTGAAGACCGCCACTCCCAATTCAGTTAATCTAAGTACTAATTAGTCATTGAACTCTTCAAAAATTCCACATGTCCAATCAATTGTAATATAAACGATTAACCCGAACActctcacctataaatacccaACGATTTGTTCACAAAAATATAACAGTAAATAGCAAAAACTTGAGCTAATTCTGATTCCCAAACATGGAATCCTTGAACTCTTTCTCCTTTTGCATTAGCTTCCTTCTCATCGCCCTTTCCTTGAACCACGCGAACGCAGCCACGTTCGATATCCGAAACAACTGCCCCTTCACCGTCTGGGCAGCGGCCGTGCCAGGTGGTGGCATGCAGCTTAACAATGGCCAAACGTGGACCATAAACGTCGCAGCTGGCACCGCGGGAGCCCGAATCTGGGGACGTACCGGTTGCTCCTTCGATGGAGCCGGTAGAGGCAATTGCCAAACCGGTGACTGTGGCGGGCTCCTACAATGCCAAGCTTACGGTGCTCCCCCCAACACCCTAGCAGAATACGCCCTCAACCAATTCAGCAACCTGGATTTCTTCGACATCTCTCTCGTCGACGGATTCAACATTCCGTTGGAATTCATTCCTACCTCAGGAGGCTGCACCAGAGGCCCCAGATGCGCCGTAGACGTCAACGCACAATGCCCAGCCGAGCTGCGAGCACCAGGAGGATGTAACAATCCATGCACTGTGTTCAAAACGGACCAGTACTGTTGCAATTCGGGGAGCTGCAGCCCAACGGATTACTCGAGGTATTTCAAGGATAAGTGTCCTGATGCTTACAGTTATCCTAAGGATGATCCGAGCAGCACTTTTACTTGCCCCGGAGGAACCAACTACAGAGTGGTCTTTTGCCCTTGATCGCCACACTATTTTCAACATAGTGACAAACAAAGTATGATCAGGactccaataaattaataaatcttcacattttcaaaaactttacaAATATGTGTAAACACAATAAATGTCTACAGGGAATATACGATCGGACTGTATGTTTCTTTGCAACTTCAAGCTTACATGTGTAATCTTTGAATGAGttgaataaatataaattaaaggaNCTTACAGTTATCCTAAGGATGATCCGAGCAGCACTTTTACTTGCCCCGGAGGAACCAACTACAGAGTGGTCTTTTGCCCTTGATCGCCACACTATTTTCAACATAGTGACAAACAAAGTATGATCAGGactccaataaattaataaatcttcacattttcaaaaactttacaAATATGTGTAAACACAATAAATGTCTACAGGGAATATACGATCGGACTGTATGTTTCTTTGCAACTTCAAGCTTACATGTGTAATCTTTGAATGAGttgaataaatataaattaaatgaaaagtCATATATGATGTAGTTTTGTTCAACAAGCTTCACAGATAGTTTAAGGCTGAAAATTATTTGAAGTAATTATCTATTTACTTATTCCTAAGAGGCGAAAATATGGGTTCTCAATTAGTTTTAGTGATTAATCAAGTTTGCCGCAACCAAACGTAACTGCTAAATTCTTCGAATAAAAATTTTTTCAACTTAGTTATATTAATTTtgcataaaaaaatgaaataagatGTGTCAAGAACATTAATTCAATGATTTTGTATATCTtttagaataaataaattatataaactaACTCAAACATAGCCCATATAACCATATTTTACGGTATGGTTTCAGTTCTATTTAGAAGTTGCATATATTTGtgcttttttaataaaaaataaacttggCAAATATTCGAATCAGCCGCTGACAAACTCAGCTTGATTGAATTTCTGTTCTGATAAAATTTCACGGCCCTACAAAATAGATGGATGGATGGCGGGGGAATGGGGCCGCTTAAACATAATGTCAACGTAACACTAACTTCAAAATCATGTAATTCTTACACAAAAACAAAACACATGTCTTCAACccataaattttaaactctacactaaaaaaaaatattttcgaaatattctctattattttgtttacaataattaatttattccacaaaatatttttaaacacaacaattatttttttttaaaatttttattgatttaaacaattaaacttattatttgatttaatataacGATAAAGTTTACTATTAAATTTTGTAAACTtgtttgtatatttattttatattttttttattaactaaatataatattataccAGAAtaagtaatattattatttataaaaaaaattaaaaaacaattacaagTTTATTGAAATATTATAATCAGATTATTGAAACTTAAAATCAACGCacattataattaatcattacaacaaataaattctaattaaaaaatacaaatttttttttaaaaaaaatttgtgctgAGCAAAGATCTAACACCAATTTGAATTGGAGATGGCCTAACTacataccaatttttttttaaggaaaaaacaaTCATTTTCTGACGATTAATAATGGTCATGTATATTATTAACACGAGGTTCTACACGGATGAAAATTATTGTtgggaaaattgtaattttaatttttgtaatatggttttttgtcataaaaattataaaatttttattttttttattggtctttttttttttggctgaaACTATTAAATCCATCGGACATTAATACTTATTTGACATTGAAACTTTACTACGTGACTCATGTGACAAAATCCGTTAGAAGATAATCTGTGTCAAATAAACCATATTTGAAGGATTCAATGGTTCGGGAGGAGagtgtgttagttgtctcacatcaGTTAGATAAAATCCGTGTTGATTCATTTGtaaaacttcacgctccagatgtttaTTTCTGAGCGTGGGAGGAatgtgttagttgtctcacatcgaTTGGATAAAACTCCTGTGAATTGTATATATAAACTTGAACAATCTTCCATTTTGAACTATTTTTTGAGTTTAGTTACGTTCAAGTCTAATATTAACAAAGTTGTTAAAATGAATGTGGATGCTAGCTGCTGCACTCATCGAATCCAATTAATGGTCATTTGCATTTTGCTTATCAGGTTGTTTTTCCTGTCATTTGGCAGAGATCTGCTTCGAACAAATCTGATGCGCTCACAGCAATACAAGCCATTCACAATCTTTCTCCACCTCGCTATAGCAAGCTGCAGTATTCGTAGCCTCAGTTGTTCCGGGGAATATTATTCAACAAGACTATCCAACCAAGCCCTATAATCAAGATTTGACTTCAATTTCAATCACATATTAGTCTGTGGATTTCAAAACAAATTAATGCTATTTTCTGATTTGCCAATTccacgatttttttttctaattaaacGTGAAATAGAGGTAACATGCAAGAATAATTTATTAGCTTCTCGAATATTATTAGTGGTTTTCTACCGACGACGTTGTGTGTGACGTGACactaaattaaaattgactttgaTCTTTCTGATCgaatattaatattttcgaaaatatatgaaataaattattcactCTTTTTTACCAACAAAACTATGGAAATATTTGACGATCGGAAGTTGTCGTAATCCCATCCAACAATCAAGTACTGCTTCACCTGAACGGGTAATAATTGATTGTTCGAatcaaaaatttctcaaattcAGTTTTAGTCATGTTATCGGTCCGAATTGAACCCGGTTTTGAGCTGTAATAAATAGGACATAGGAATTAATCGGCACATGATTGCCAAAAGTTATAGTTTTCCGAAAGGAGAAGAAAGTATACCTCTGTAGTTTTCTATTTCTACTGCTCGATTTATGTCAGCATTTTTGGGTTCCAATGTCAGTGTTTTCGATACCAAATCAGTATTTGTCGACGACACATTAGCACTATGATGTAATATGACtaaaagtgaaaaataaaaaataagaagtTACTAATTTAGTggatcaaaacaaaaaaagaaaagaaaaattagtGGACCAAATTTGATTTTACCATTTGGAAACTTAGCGGCACAAATTATTGACCAAAAGTCT
This genomic window from Primulina huaijiensis isolate GDHJ02 chromosome 7, ASM1229523v2, whole genome shotgun sequence contains:
- the LOC140980277 gene encoding protein P21-like, whose protein sequence is MESLNSFSFCISFLLIALSLNHANAATFDIRNNCPFTVWAAAVPGGGMQLNNGQTWTINVAAGTAGARIWGRTGCSFDGAGRGNCQTGDCGGLLQCQAYGAPPNTLAEYALNQFSNLDFFDISLVDGFNIPLEFIPTSGGCTRGPRCAVDVNAQCPAELRAPGGCNNPCTVFKTDQYCCNSGSCSPTDYSRYFKDKCPDAYSYPKDDPSSTFTCPGGTNYRVVFCP